The region GGTGGTAGTATTTGTCAAATTTATCCAAATCGATAGACTCATTTGTTCCTTCTCCTACTTCTCTAAAGGTGATTTCTCGTAATCGGCCTATTTCGTGCAGCACATTTGGAATTGCATCGGCTTCAGCAAAAAAGACTTCATAATTCTTGCTTTGCAAAAGTCGGCAGTCTGTTTTTCTCAAAGCGGCTACTTCCGAAATCATTTTTTCGCTATTGGCCGGAGTTACAATTTCTTTTGGGCTTTTAGGAATTTTCAAGCTTGGCGTAGTCAATAGTTTACTTTCTTTTTCAAAAGGATTGGCAAGCATGTATGTTTTTCTCCTTAAGAATTCTGAATAAGATTCTAAGGTTTTGTACTCATTTTGTTCGTTTACCGAAATCGGTTTCCCAATACGTACTTTTATCACGCGGTGTTTTTGGCTAAAAACCTCAGAAGGCAATTTGGCCGTGCGAAAAGTTCCGCTTATTTTGGAAAGGAAATAGAATAATCGGCTGTTTTTTGCATGGAAATAGATAGGTACTACTGGAACCTGAGCTTTTCGGATGACTTTTATAGCGCCTTCTTCCCAAGGTTTGTCAACCATCAATTTTCCGTCTTTATAACTGGAAACTTCCCCTGCAGGGAACATTCCTAGGGGTTTCCCATCACTTAAATGGCGTAAAGTTTCCTTAATCCCAACCACGCTAGACTTAGCGTCTTTGTGGTTTTCAAAAGGATTCACCGGCATGATGTATTTTTTTAATGGTTCGATGCGGTGTAATAAAAAATTAGCGATAATCTTGAAATTGGGCTCTCTTTCGAGCATCAATTTCAATAATAAAACACCATCAATTCCTCCAAGGGGATGATTAGAAATGGTAATATAGGCACCATCTTTTGGCAAACGTTTTAAATCCTCTTCCGGAATTTCGAATTTTATCTGCAAATCATCTAAAATGTTATTCAAAAAGGGAAGATCTTTTAGATGTTTGTTTCTGTTATATACTTTGTTTAAAGTAGAGATTTTCAGTGCTTTCATCAATAACCAGCCGGAAAAAGTTCCGAAAACTCCATATTTTTCAGCATTTATTACTTTTGCAACTTCTTTGGCGGTAACTAAACCCATTTATTTTCTGTTTATTTGAGCGAAAAACAAAGATAGAAAAAAACTCGATTATCTGACTAAGACACTATTGGATTTTCCTGTTTTTTCTACGGCATCCTTTTTAATTTTTCTTACTTTTGAAACACAAAAAATGTAAAAATGAAGATTATCTCTTATAATGTTAACGGAATACGAGCCGCAATTTCTAAAGGATTCATTGATTGGTTGCAACAAGCAAATCCAGATGTGATTTGTCTTCAGGAAATTAAGGCTAATCCGGAGCAAATTCCCTTGTTGGATTTCGAATTGGCGGGTTATCCGTATCACTATTGGTTTCCAGCTACTAAAAAAGGATATAGTGGGGTGGCGATTTTATCTAAAATCAAGCCTAATAATGTTGTTTTTGGAACCGGAATCGAACATATGGATTTCGAAGGAAGGAATGTCCGAGTTGATTTTGACGATTTATCCGTGATGAGTTTGTATTTGCCTTCTGGAACAAACAGCGAAAGATTGAATCATAAATTCATGTATATGGATGATTTTCAAGAGTATATTTCGAATTTGAAGAAAGAAATTCCAAATCTTGTTATTTGTGGAGATTATAATATTTGTCACGAAGCCATTGATATTCATGATCCCATTCGAAATAAAAAAGTTTCCGGATTTTTACCCGAAGAAAGAGCTTGGCTGGATACTTTCCTGAAAAATGGATTTATCGATAGTTTTCGTTTTTTAAACAAAGAACCGGGTCATTACAGCTGGTGGACGGTTCGTGTACCAACGGCGAGAATCGATAATAAAGGATGGCGTATTGATTATTGCCTGGTTAGTGAGCCTTTGAAAGAAAGAATAAAAAGAGCAGTGATTTTACCGGAAGCAAAACATTCTGACCATTGTCCCGTTATGGTAGAAATAGTATAAATGATTCCCCAATCTTAAACAATTATATAAAATGATTAAAAAAATTTCTCTAGGATTATTGATTATGGTTTTGTCGACTTCTTGTGTGTCGAAGAAAATTTATAATGATTTAGAAAACAAGTTCGCAGATTTAAAGAAAGAAAACAGAAGTATTTCTGATGAGAATGCGGAACTTTTGAAAACCAAAAATCAGTTGGAATTAGAACGTAAAGCATTAAAAGGTGATTTGAATAAAGTTAAATCGGAAAGAGATAAATTGCTGGCGGATTATGATGCTTTGCAAAACAAAATGAATGTTTTGCAGGAATCATACAAGGCCTTGGAGAAAAACAGTAATGAGGCTTTGCAATCTAATATGAACAAGAATCGCGATTTGTTGGCCCAATTAGATGCTAAAGGAAAAGCATTGGCAATAGAGCAAGAACGTTTAAGTAAAAACGCACAAAGATTGCAAGAATTAGAAGGCCTGATTGCTGCAAAGGAAGCAAGCATGAGAAAACTTAAGGAAACCCTTTCTAAAGCCTTGAATAGTTTTGAAGGAAAAGGACTGACCGTAGAACAAAAAAACGGAAAAGTATATGTTTCTATGGAAAACAAATTGCTTTTCAATTCGGGAAGTTGGACCGTTGGAACAGAAGGAAAAAAAGCGGTAGTTGAACTAGGAAAAGTATTGGGAGAAAACCCTGAGATTTCTGTTTTAATCGAAGGACATACTGATAATGATGGATTTTCTAGTGCAGGACCAATTGCCAATAACTGGGATTTATCAACAAAAAGAGCGACTGCTATTGTAGCTATTTTGAGCGAAAACAGTGCAATCAACAAACAAAATTTGACTGCAGCAGGACGAAGCGAATTCTCTCCTCTAGCATCTAATGCCACTGCAGAAGGAAAAGCTAAAAATCGCAGAATTGAAATCATCTTAACACCAAGATTAGATGAAATTGCCGAAATGTTGAATGATATTAACTAAGATAAAATGATAAAATGAAAAAAGGCTCAAAGTATAACTTTGGGCCTTTTTTCATTAAAAGATATCTAGAAAACCTTTGTAACTTTACCCTTTTATAACCCTGTATTTAATAAATATGAAATATACTACATTGCCCAACACTGACATAAAAGTGAGTAAAATATGTCTAGGCACCATGACTTTTGGCGAGCAAAACACGGAAGCCGAAGGCCATGCCCAAATGGATTATGCTCTAGAACAAGGAGTCAATTTTTTTGATACTGCCGAAATGTATTCGGTTCCGGGAAGAAAAGAAACTTATGGAAGTACCGAGAGAATAATTGGAACTTGGTTCAAAAAAACAAGAAATAGAGATAAGGTGGTTTTGGCTTCTAAAATTGCCGGTCCCAATCCTAATTTTGGATACATGCGTGACAAGCTTGATTTTTCTCCAGCAAGTATAAAATATGCCTTGGATAATAGTTTGAAACGCCTACAAACGGATTATCTTGATTTGTACCAATTGCATTGGCCGGAGCGCAAAACGAATTATTTTGGACAACGCGGTTTCAAAGTTCAAGAAGATGCTTGGGAAGATAACATTCATGCGGTTTTAGAAACGCTAGATGGTTTTGTCAAAGAAGGAAAGATCAAGCATATTGGACTTTCTAATGAAACCCCTTGGGGAATCATGCGTTTTCTCGAAGAAAGTAAATACCAAAACTTACCAAGGATAAAAACTGTTCAAAATCCGTATTCTTTATTGAACAGGCTTTTTGAAGTAGGTTCGGCAGAAGTTTGCCTTAGGGAAAATGTAGGTTTGTTAGCTTATTCTCCTATGGCTTTTGGGGTGTTGTCCGGCAAGTTTTTAACGGGCGAAAGCCATCCTAAGGCGAGAGTTAATTTATTCCCAAACTATTCAAGATACAGCAGCGCTCAATGTACTGAAGCGACTAAGTTGTACAGCGAAATCGCCAAGAAAAATGGATTGACTTTGACCGAGTTGTCTTTGGCATTTATTGAACAGCAATCCTTTGTAACCAGCACCATTATTGGCGCTACGACTTTGGCACAATTAAAAGAAAATATAGATACTATAAAAGTGTCACTTTCAGATGAAATAATAGCTGCAATCAATCAAGTTCAGGCGATAATTCCTGATCCTGCACCATAAAGAAGAGGCCAGTTTAGGCATAAAAATTTAGCCGCGAATTCACAAATAATCGGTGAATTCGTGGCTAAATTTTAAAATTCAAATTCCTCAATAACGGATAAAGTATCTACAGGTATTGAATCTTTGATTTTTAGTCGAAGGAAAGATTTTGCAGCACCTGAAATATGCATGGGTTGGTGTTTGAAAATAGTATCATCTATGGTTAGCAATCCTCTTCGAATCATTAGGTTTGTCAAAAAAGATTCTTGTTTTACGGCAAATTCCCTCAATGCTCCTTCATCGTTAAATTGGTACATGAATTTTCTTGGGCTTGGAATAATTCGCGCAAGGTACAGGCATTCATTAAAAGTCAAATCGGCAGGTTTTTTCTGGAAATAAAAATGACTGGCTTCTCCTATTCCATAAACATTTGGTCCCCATTCGATGATATTGAAATACACTTCAAGCATGCGCTCTTTGCTTGCGATTCGGTTATTTTCTAAGATATAAACCAATAAAATTTCTTCGAGTTTTCGGGACAAGGTTTTTTCTCGGGTCAGGAAAACGTTTTTTACTAACTGCATGCTTATGGTGCTGGCACCACGGGAGAATTTCTTAGTTTTTATGTTTTTTATGATGGATTGTTTGAAGGCTTCATTGATAAAACCGTGATGCGAAAAGAACGAAGGATCTTCGGTTGTTAATACACATTTTTTTAAATAAGGCGAAATTTGTTCCAATGGCGTGTAATTTGGATTGGTATTCCCAACCAAAACAGGACGTTGTAATACGTCTTTTATTATGGCACGATAAATAAATTCGCTATTGAGTTTGTTGAGATTGGCTTGACCATATTTGGTTATTTTTAAGTTGTCTTTTTTCAGATTGCTGTCAAAAACCAATTCCTTCGGTTTGTTTTTATTGTATTCGAAATCCAAATTATAATCAAAACTTCCTTCGGCTTCCATGCCTTGAAAATTGGAGAAAAGTCCATCAGGAAGGGAGGAAATAAAATCCTGGGCTTTCATTTTTGGCAGCGCTACTTTGAGTTTATAAATCGTGTCTTGCGAAGTTTCGTAGGCCAGATAAGGATGAAATTTAATTTTATTGAGTTGCACCGTAGAACTGCTGTCTATAGATATAAAATCAGTACCCAGTAGAAAACGATAGTCAAATCGGGCATTTTTAATGACAACATCTTTGCGTGCAATTTTTGGATGGTTTAGTTTTAGATTTGCGATAGCAGTGAAGCCGTCAATGTGCAATTCACCGCCGCTTCGATCAATATTTTGAATATTCAGTCGAATGGAATCAAAGCTGGATATTAGATTGTAACGTTCATCAAAATAAGGGACTTTGATGGCTCCGGTATCAATATTGTAACAACGGATGTCTGCTTTTTTGTTTCTGGGGTCGGCAAATCCCTTTATTTTCCAACGTTGCGCAAAAGTGTTGGTCTGTACATTTATGGATGTTTCCAATTCTTTGTCAAAAAGCACTAATTTTTTTATGTCGATTGTCGCTTTTTTGCCGTTGTCGTCCAGTTTGAATTTTAGATTTTCAATACTCATATCGGTCGGAACGAGATTCAATACTTTCGAAATAATCCGATAGGCAAAAGCGGCATAATCTCTTTTATCATTGCTTGTTGGTTCCTGATTGTCTTTCTTTAGAAAAGCGGCAAAATTTTTCACATCGCCTTTTTGCGTTAGCTGTACCAATCCATTTTTGATCTCTAGCGTGCCCAATTGGATCTCACCAAGCAATAAATGCCAAAGATTAACACTGGTTCTCATTTTTTGGATGCTGAAGAGTGTATCGGCATTTTTAGGAGCCAATGTTATTTTGGTTAAACTAACGCCCGAAATCCCCTCAAATGTGGCTTCTTTTACGCTAAAATTACTGTCGTATTTTTGTTCTATTTTAGTAGAAACTTTTGCAATGGCTTGTTTTAAAAGGAAATCTCTAAAAGTAAAAAAAGTTATTGCCATAACAATGAAAAATACGGCAAGTATTTTTAGGATTAAAATTATTTTTTGTTTTCCGGTTTTCATGAAATAAAGCGCATTTGTCAAGTAATTTTAAAAAGGGCTAAAATTTTTTAGCCGTTGCTAAGGAAGTGAATTTTGAATAAAAATGGTTCATCTGTTTTCTTAATTTTATTGTTTTTTGGTATAAAAGATAAAACCGCAATGTTTTCATTGCGGTTTTTGTATATACATGTGATTGATTTGTTTATTGTTTGTAGAATTGTTTGACTTTAGCCACAATTTGGTTTTGAGTCATGTTGTCAGCTGTTTCTACGGATTTTAATTTTTCGACATTATTTGATTTGCTGTCGATAATCTTTTGTTGCAGTTTTGTTTTAGTTTCTGCCGGACCAAAAACATACAATTCATCGGAACCGTTTACGGTAGAAATAACATCATTAAGATAGGTATTCATCTGGTGTTTTTTTCGTTCTTCAAATGTTTTGTCGTTGTTAATATGTTGATTGCCTTGGAAACTACCTTTATCTCCTTCTTTGTCATGATAAACTTTGTTTTCTAGGTCAGATTGTACTTCACAGATAAATTCTTTGCCGTCATTCAAAGTTACAATAATTGCTTTTTTGGAGTCAATCCAAATGCCAGTTTGCTTTTTCATTTTTTTTCTTTTTATATTAAACGAATTTATTTAAAAACAAGCTTATTCTTTATTTTGGAAAATGCTACTAATTCTATGGTTGCAGGATACTCGTCAGTTGGCTTATTATAAGGTGTTCTGATTTGTTTTCACCTGAAAAAGCAGTAACAATTGCAATTGCTGTTTTCAGGATTAATATCCTGATTTCCGGGGTAAAGAGACTTTGGTGTTCTTTTCTGAAAATTTTGAAATTGGGAATTACTTGTTCTAAATCCCATTCGTTTTCCATTAACCAGTCAAAGATTATCTCTATTTGATAAGCAGCATCATCTCCAAATTCAGTCACAGTGCCTTCTAGCGGAATCCATTCGGTTTTAATAATTTTTTTGAGCCGTTCAATTTCTTCTGTTCGGACAGTCTTATCTATGGCTGCAATGCAGTAGAACACTTTGCCTAAGTGTTGGTAAAAATGAATCATTGTTTGATCTGATGGTTTCATTTTTATAGACTTTTAAAAGGGAAAAAGATTCGTCTTATAAAAATACAAAATATAAATAAGGATAATGTCAAAATTAACATCTAAATAGTTAATTTACAGTGAGTAGTGTGTTTTTTATCCAAAAAGCATACTCGCTACATCTTCTATTTTGGCGACTAATTCAATTTTAATTCCGGGGTTTTTTAAAGCGATTTTGTTGTATTTGGATACGAAAATGGTCGAAAAACCCAGTTTTTCGGCTTCTTGAATGCGTTGGTCCACGCGGTTTACCTGACGGATTTCTCCCGAAAGTCCTACTTCACCGGCAAAGCAAAAATCTTTGTTTACAGGAATATCTTCGTTAGATGATAAAATGGCGGCTACTACAGCTAAATCTATCGCAGGATCGTCCACCGAAATACCTCCCGTTACATTCAGGAAAACATCCTTGGCTCCTAAGCGAAAACCGGCACGCTTTTCCAGAACAGCCAAAATCATATTGAGTCTTTTGGCATTATAACCTGTGGTGCTGCGTTGCGGTGTTCCGTAAACTGCGGTACTTACTAGTGATTGA is a window of Flavobacterium acetivorans DNA encoding:
- a CDS encoding GNAT family N-acyltransferase; its protein translation is MGLVTAKEVAKVINAEKYGVFGTFSGWLLMKALKISTLNKVYNRNKHLKDLPFLNNILDDLQIKFEIPEEDLKRLPKDGAYITISNHPLGGIDGVLLLKLMLEREPNFKIIANFLLHRIEPLKKYIMPVNPFENHKDAKSSVVGIKETLRHLSDGKPLGMFPAGEVSSYKDGKLMVDKPWEEGAIKVIRKAQVPVVPIYFHAKNSRLFYFLSKISGTFRTAKLPSEVFSQKHRVIKVRIGKPISVNEQNEYKTLESYSEFLRRKTYMLANPFEKESKLLTTPSLKIPKSPKEIVTPANSEKMISEVAALRKTDCRLLQSKNYEVFFAEADAIPNVLHEIGRLREITFREVGEGTNESIDLDKFDKYYHHLFLWDEDAQKIAGAYRMGLGSEIYPKYGIEGFYLNELFRFEPELHDMMGKSIEMGRAFIIKEYQQKPMPLFLLWKGIIHTTLRFPEHKFLLGGVSISNQFSDFSKSLMIEFMKSNYYDPYIAQYINPKKAYKVKLKDADKDFIFNETEADLNKFDKIIDELEPGILRLPVLIKKYIKQNARVVAFNVDPLFNNAVDGLMYIRIADIPESTMKPVMEEFQAELERKLADKEE
- a CDS encoding exodeoxyribonuclease III, which encodes MKIISYNVNGIRAAISKGFIDWLQQANPDVICLQEIKANPEQIPLLDFELAGYPYHYWFPATKKGYSGVAILSKIKPNNVVFGTGIEHMDFEGRNVRVDFDDLSVMSLYLPSGTNSERLNHKFMYMDDFQEYISNLKKEIPNLVICGDYNICHEAIDIHDPIRNKKVSGFLPEERAWLDTFLKNGFIDSFRFLNKEPGHYSWWTVRVPTARIDNKGWRIDYCLVSEPLKERIKRAVILPEAKHSDHCPVMVEIV
- a CDS encoding OmpA family protein; translation: MIKKISLGLLIMVLSTSCVSKKIYNDLENKFADLKKENRSISDENAELLKTKNQLELERKALKGDLNKVKSERDKLLADYDALQNKMNVLQESYKALEKNSNEALQSNMNKNRDLLAQLDAKGKALAIEQERLSKNAQRLQELEGLIAAKEASMRKLKETLSKALNSFEGKGLTVEQKNGKVYVSMENKLLFNSGSWTVGTEGKKAVVELGKVLGENPEISVLIEGHTDNDGFSSAGPIANNWDLSTKRATAIVAILSENSAINKQNLTAAGRSEFSPLASNATAEGKAKNRRIEIILTPRLDEIAEMLNDIN
- a CDS encoding aldo/keto reductase, whose amino-acid sequence is MKYTTLPNTDIKVSKICLGTMTFGEQNTEAEGHAQMDYALEQGVNFFDTAEMYSVPGRKETYGSTERIIGTWFKKTRNRDKVVLASKIAGPNPNFGYMRDKLDFSPASIKYALDNSLKRLQTDYLDLYQLHWPERKTNYFGQRGFKVQEDAWEDNIHAVLETLDGFVKEGKIKHIGLSNETPWGIMRFLEESKYQNLPRIKTVQNPYSLLNRLFEVGSAEVCLRENVGLLAYSPMAFGVLSGKFLTGESHPKARVNLFPNYSRYSSAQCTEATKLYSEIAKKNGLTLTELSLAFIEQQSFVTSTIIGATTLAQLKENIDTIKVSLSDEIIAAINQVQAIIPDPAP
- a CDS encoding transglycosylase domain-containing protein; translated protein: MKTGKQKIILILKILAVFFIVMAITFFTFRDFLLKQAIAKVSTKIEQKYDSNFSVKEATFEGISGVSLTKITLAPKNADTLFSIQKMRTSVNLWHLLLGEIQLGTLEIKNGLVQLTQKGDVKNFAAFLKKDNQEPTSNDKRDYAAFAYRIISKVLNLVPTDMSIENLKFKLDDNGKKATIDIKKLVLFDKELETSINVQTNTFAQRWKIKGFADPRNKKADIRCYNIDTGAIKVPYFDERYNLISSFDSIRLNIQNIDRSGGELHIDGFTAIANLKLNHPKIARKDVVIKNARFDYRFLLGTDFISIDSSSTVQLNKIKFHPYLAYETSQDTIYKLKVALPKMKAQDFISSLPDGLFSNFQGMEAEGSFDYNLDFEYNKNKPKELVFDSNLKKDNLKITKYGQANLNKLNSEFIYRAIIKDVLQRPVLVGNTNPNYTPLEQISPYLKKCVLTTEDPSFFSHHGFINEAFKQSIIKNIKTKKFSRGASTISMQLVKNVFLTREKTLSRKLEEILLVYILENNRIASKERMLEVYFNIIEWGPNVYGIGEASHFYFQKKPADLTFNECLYLARIIPSPRKFMYQFNDEGALREFAVKQESFLTNLMIRRGLLTIDDTIFKHQPMHISGAAKSFLRLKIKDSIPVDTLSVIEEFEF